A part of Pirellulaceae bacterium genomic DNA contains:
- a CDS encoding ABC transporter permease, producing MRFGGLIVKNLARRPTRSLLTLLALATAIMAVVSLFSVAKGFTRSFADVYAAHGVDIVVSRQGSADRLSSAVDYSYVQQIADLPGVKRTAGVMLETLSLEEQGIYGIPTMGVAPDSWMLEQYKFVGQRLDGPQLPAGQAEYDPAKTVMLGTHLAERVALGVGERLMLFEEPYVITGIFQSTSTWENGSMILPLATLQQLTDRPGQVTYINVVLDRGPLFGEDVHQSQPDRKPEVHLSSAQLVVAAIEGLDKRLLALTTSEYVETDTRMQIAQAMAWMTSAIALLIGAIGTLNTMLTSVLERTKEIGILRAIGWSRRRVVGMIVGESCGLSSIACVLGIVFALGLTKLLSSAPEARGLISPHFDASVLTQGVVLGLGIGLLGAALPAWRAAQLQPTEAFRDN from the coding sequence GTGCGTTTTGGTGGTTTGATAGTAAAGAACTTGGCTCGCCGGCCCACTCGGTCTCTGCTTACATTGCTGGCGCTGGCCACGGCAATCATGGCGGTTGTTTCGCTATTTAGCGTTGCCAAGGGGTTCACGCGTTCCTTCGCAGACGTGTACGCTGCTCACGGCGTAGATATTGTCGTCTCGCGCCAAGGCAGCGCCGACAGACTTAGCAGCGCAGTCGATTATTCGTACGTTCAGCAGATTGCCGATTTGCCGGGCGTCAAGCGCACAGCGGGCGTGATGCTGGAGACGTTATCCCTTGAAGAGCAAGGAATTTACGGCATCCCCACCATGGGCGTTGCGCCAGATAGTTGGATGTTGGAGCAATACAAATTCGTAGGACAGCGCTTGGACGGTCCCCAACTGCCCGCTGGACAAGCCGAATACGACCCGGCCAAGACTGTGATGTTAGGCACGCATTTGGCCGAGCGAGTCGCGCTGGGCGTTGGCGAGCGTTTGATGCTGTTCGAAGAGCCGTATGTAATCACCGGAATATTCCAGAGCACCAGCACGTGGGAAAATGGATCGATGATCTTGCCGCTGGCGACACTACAACAATTGACCGACCGGCCTGGCCAGGTGACGTACATCAACGTAGTGTTGGATCGTGGGCCATTGTTTGGTGAGGACGTCCATCAAAGTCAGCCTGACCGAAAACCTGAAGTCCATTTGTCTTCTGCGCAATTGGTCGTGGCCGCCATTGAAGGCCTGGACAAGCGGCTGTTGGCGCTAACGACATCTGAGTATGTCGAAACGGATACACGCATGCAGATCGCTCAGGCAATGGCTTGGATGACGTCGGCTATCGCGCTGCTGATCGGCGCGATCGGAACGCTGAATACAATGTTGACGAGCGTCCTGGAAAGGACCAAAGAAATCGGCATTTTACGGGCTATCGGTTGGTCGCGGCGAAGAGTCGTGGGGATGATCGTCGGTGAATCGTGCGGGCTGTCGTCGATCGCCTGCGTGCTTGGCATAGTCTTTGCTCTGGGTCTGACCAAGCTGCTCAGTTCAGCGCCAGAAGCCCGCGGTCTGATTAGCCCACACTTTGATGCGTCCGTGCTGACCCAGGGAGTGGTATTAGGGTTGGGCATCGGTCTGCTGGGTGCCGCATTGCCGGCGTGGCGAGCGGCTCAACTGCAACCAACGGAGGCCTTTCGCGACAATTAG